The following coding sequences lie in one Trichoderma breve strain T069 chromosome 1, whole genome shotgun sequence genomic window:
- a CDS encoding pyridoxamine 5'-phosphate oxidase domain-containing protein, translating into MAGYEAPWRSTFLSHIQQASSPIFTLSTLHPLDGNQFVPRARTVVFRGMWASLPDNPRNPAPLNPAAYTSELPAITTDVRMEKVPELIGSRQEPSTSLGAQSAIGGPVEAVFWIEKASTQWRFRGRAYVIGPDIESDAAAPVRAALQPWMRVVDEEQKDAWSWSRELTASFGNLSPLMRGSFRNPLPGTPLTQKPEPGLELGQEVNDVNDELARRNFRVLVIVPEEIDQIELSDPKRGRRWSHKAEVSESGISWKTTELWP; encoded by the coding sequence ATGGCAGGCTACGAGGCGCCGTGGCGGTCTacatttctctctcacatCCAGCAGGCGAGCAGTCCGATATTCACTCTGAGCACGCTCCATCCTCTCGATGGGAATCAGTTTGTGCCCAGAGCCAGGACGGTCGTCTTCCGAGGCATGTGGGCTTCCTTGCCAGACAACCCTAGAAACCCTGCGCCACTCAATCCTGCCGCCTACACCAGCGAATTGCCCGCTATCACGACGGATGTGCGCATGGAAAAGGTTCCCGAGCTTATTGGCAGCAGACAGGAACCCTCCACATCGTTAGGGGCTCAGTCTGCTATTGGAGGCCCCGTTGAAGCTGTCTTTTGGATCGAAAAGGCCAGTACGCAATGGCGGTTCCGCGGCCGTGCTTATGTGATTGGTCCGGATATCGAGTCGGATGCAGCTGCGCCTGTTCGAGCTGCTCTGCAGCCCTGGATGAGGGttgtggatgaagagcaGAAGGATgcatggagctggagcagagAACTTACCGCAAGCTTTGGAAACCTGAGTCCTCTGATGAGAGGCTCATTCCGAAATCCACTGCCCGGCACTCCTCTGACACAGAAGCCTGAGCCAGGCCTGGAGCTGGGACAAGAGGTCAACGATGTAAACGATGAGCTGGCACGGAGGAACTTTCGAGTGTTGGTCATCGTGCCAGAGGAGATTGATCAGATAGAGTTGTCAGACCCGAAGAGAGGTCGGAGATGGAGTCACAAGGCTGAAGTGTCAGAATCCGGAATTTCGTGGAAGACAACGGAGCTGTGGCCGTAA
- a CDS encoding tatD related DNase domain-containing protein: MCQHHHNQPSDDTNSQPPPDIPVYNDPFPWHLGAFDAHCHPTDTMSSIASLATLNTRVLTIMATRSQDQQLVADVASEHGCKVIPAFGWHPWFSYQLYDDSIPNPTFSTHNAEDPNKSTEQDAKIAHYKAVLSPTPQDQSFLSSLPTPTPLSSLISSTRQYLTSFPLALVGEIGLDKGFRLPQQRLPDDDSSRDESLTPGGREGRLLSPFRVQMQHQQAIMQAQLRLAGEMGRAVSVHGVQAHGVTEEITKKKKKKVGGKPFPPRICLHSYSGSADMLKQWFHPAVPSTVFISFSTAVNMSTDGSKTKLAAVVRAVPDDRILVESDLHVAGGEAEALLEDMYRLVCEIKGWHLEHGIATIGANFERFILG, from the exons ATGTGtcaacaccaccacaacCAACCCTCTGATGACACCAACTCTCAACCTCCACCAGACATACCAGTCTACAATGATCCCTTTCCCTGGCATCTCGGCGCCTTTGACGCTCACTGCCATCCAACCGACACAATGTCCTCCATCGCCTCTCTCGCCACTCTCAACACCCGCGTCCTCACTATCATGGCCACTCGCTCCCAGGACCAGCAACTCGTCGCAGATGTAGCGTCTGAGCACG GATGCAAAGTTATTCCGGCGTTTGGATGGCATCCCTGGTTCTCCTACCAGCTATACGACGACTCCATCCCAAATCCCACATTCAGCACTCACAACGCCGAGGATCCCAACAAATCTACTGAACAAGATGCCAAAATCGCTCACTACAAGGCCGTTCTCTCTCCCACTCCCCAAGACCAAtccttcctctcttctctccctaCTCCAACCCCTTTATCGTCCCTCATATCATCCACTCGCCAATACCTCACTTCTTTCCCTCTCGCGCTAGTTGGAGAAATCGGCCTCGACAAGGGCTTTCGTCTCCCGCAACAGCGTCTCCCAGACGACGATTCCTCTCGAGATGAGAGCCTCACCCCCGGTGGACGCGAAGGCCGTCTCCTCAGCCCCTTTCGAGTGCAAATGCAGCACCAGCAAGCCATCATGCAAGCTCAACTACGATTAGCAGGAGAAATGGGCAGAGCCGTCAGCGTGCACGGCGTGCAAGCTCACGGCGT CACAGAAGAGAtaaccaagaagaagaagaagaaagttggCGGCAAACCTTTCCCGCCGCGGATATGCCTCCACTCGTACAGCGGCAGCGCCGACATGCTCAAGCAGTGGTTCCACCCGGCCGTCCCCtccaccgtcttcatctccttctccacgGCCGTCAACATGAGCACCGACGGCAGCAAGACCAAGCTCGCCGCTGTCGTGCGCGCCGTGCCGGATGACAGGATCCTCGTGGAGAGCGACTTGCACGTGGCGGGCGGCGAGGCGGAGGCGCTGCTCGAGGACATGTATCGGCTGGTGTGCGAGATTAAGGGGTGGCATCTTGAGCATGGGATTGCGACGATAGGGGCGAACTTTGAGAGGTTTATACTCGGATAG
- a CDS encoding spc24 subunit of ndc80 domain-containing protein, which yields MLLAEDPATLIHHTINNFNIQPDKLAVSRIAESLSTLQQARELHVRDSDSTLKRLARQLNTINAQHDELLSSHSSADHASTIARLDTHKFRVAKAASDAEMEAERLAQQAADLAARLQELELQGVDGSEEGRRRDPVDDEVLLRLKVYRSLGIEIERDEKDGEWARAVVRNDRKGDVHVVNMDKKFSRYFYANYFWQTL from the exons ATGCTTCTCGCCGAGGATCCAGCTACC CTCATTCACCACACCAtcaacaacttcaacatcCAGCCCGACAAGCTCGCCGTCAGCCGCATCGCCGAGTCCCTCTCCACGCTCCAACAGGCGCGCGAGCTGCACGTCCGCGACTCCGACTCGACGCTCAAGCGCCTCGCGCGCCagctcaacaccatcaacgCCCAGCACGACGAGCTCCTGTCCTCCCACTCGTCCGCCGACCACGCCTCCACCATTGCGCGCCTCGACACGCACAAGTTCCGCGTCGCAAAGGCCGCCTCCGACGCCGAAATGGAGGCCGAGCGCCTGGCCCAGCAGGCGGCCGACCTGGCCGCCCGGCTgcaggagctggagctgcagggCGTCGACGGCTCCGAGGAGGGTCGCAGGCGGGATCCCGTTGACGAcgaggtgctgctgcggctcaAGGTGTATCGCAGTCTGGGCATTGAGATTGAGCGCGATGAAAAGGATGGGGAGTGGGCGCGCGCGGTGGTGCGGAATGATAGGAAGGGCGATGTGCATGTGGTGAACATGGACAAGAAGTTTTCGCGCTACTTTTACGCCAATTACTTTTGGCAGACGCTGTGA
- a CDS encoding septin domain-containing protein codes for MTFDLVHHVKSRARSLQLDKTALTPAMIALEQVAAQAQATKRLSGLSTVQNASVQFSVPACVPAAIRRYRSMLEVDEPPRIGPWSPMSYDELYSSPIQPAVGSNGEPSSDQSTRSCSWNTNPPTSVGSQESDFSTSNGADSPQGVASPPPAAVSDNKNIVRRKLTGYVGFANLPNQWHRKSVRKGFNFNVMVVGESGLGKSTLVNTLFNTSLYPPKERKAPSLDIIPKTVTIQSISADIEEAGVRLRLTVVDTPGFGDFVNNDESWRPIVDNIEQRFDAYLDAENKVNRMNIVDNRIHACVFFIQPTGHSLKPLDIEVMRRLHTKVNLIPVIAKSDTLTDEEIVSFKARILADIKHHGIQIFEGPRYELDDEETIAENNEIMSKVPFAVVGATNEIKTADGRKVRGREYPWGIIEVDNEEHCDFVKLRQMLIRTHMEELKEHTNNNLYENYRTDKLLAMGVSQDPSVFKEVNPAVKQEEERALHEQKLAKMEAEMKMVFQQKVAEKESKLKQSEEELYARHREMKEQLDRQRLELEDKKQRVESGRPIEKEGKRKGFSLR; via the exons ATGACTTTCGATCTGGTACACCATGTCAAATCGCGCGCCCGCAGCCTCCAGCTCGACAAGACTGCTCTGACGCCGGCAATGATTGCTTTGGAGCAAGTTGCAGCTCAGGCTCAAGCAACGAAGCGACTGAGCGGTTTGTCAACTGTGCAAAATGCATCTGTCCAGTTCTCGGTCCCTGCTTGTGTCCCAGCAGCCATTCGCCGCTACCGCAGCATGCTGGAGGTCGACGAACCACCCAGAATTGGACCATGGAGCCCCATGTCTTACGATGAGCTATACTCAAGCCCTATACAGCCTGCCGTGGGATCGAATGGCGAGCCAAGCTCTGACCAGTCGACGAGATCATGCTCTTGGAATACAAATCCACCGACCTCGGTTGGAAGCCAAGAATCTGATTTCTCCA CTTCCAACGGTGCCGATTCACCACAGGGCGTTGCCTCGCCACCTCCTG CTGCTGTTTCTGACAACAAGAACATTGTTCGAAGAAAGCTGACCGGCTATGTTGGATTTGCCAACCTTCCCAACCAGTGGCACCGTAAGAGTGTGCGAAagggcttcaacttcaatgtGATGGTTGTTGGCGAGTCCGGTCTGGGCAAGTCGACTCTGGTCAACACTCTGTTCAACACCTCCTTGTACCCTCCCAAGGAGCGCAAGGCGCCCAGCCTGGACATTATTCCCAAGACTGTCACCATCCAGTCCATCAGCGCCGATATTGAGGAGGCTGGTGTTCGTCTGCGCCTGACCGTTGTTGACACCCCCGGCTTTGGCGACTTCGTTAACAACGATGAGTCTTGGCGCCCCATTGTCGACAACATTGAGCAGCGTTTCGATGCCTACCTCGATGCTGAGAACAAGGTCAACCGAATGAACATTGTTGACAACCGAATTCACGCCtgtgtcttcttcatccagccCACTGGTCACTCCCTCAAGCCTCTGGACATTGAGGTTATGCGACGCCTCCACACCAAGGTCAACTTGATCCCTGTCATTGCCAAGTCCGACACCCTGACGGACGAGGAGATTGTCAGCTTCAAGGCCCGA ATCTTGGCCGACATCAAGCACCACGGCATCCAGATTTTCGAGGGTCCCCGATATgagctcgacgacgaggagacgATTGCCGAGAACAACGAGATCATGTCCAAGGTTCCTTTCGCCGTTGTTGGCGCCACCAACGAGATCAAGACCGCCGACGGCCGCAAGGTCCGTGGACGTGAGTACCCTTGGGGTATCATTGAGGTCGACAACGAGGAGCACTGCGACTTTGTCAAGCTCCGACAGATGCTCATCCGCACACACatggaggagctcaaggagcacaccaacaacaacctgTATGAGAACTACAGAACCGACAAGCTGCTTGCTATGGGTGTTTCGCAAGATCCTAGTGTCTTCAAGGAGGTCAACCCTGCTGTcaagcaagaggaggagcgtGCCCTGCACGAGCAGAAGCTtgccaagatggaggccgagatgaagatggtctTCCAGCAGAAGGTggcggagaaggagagcaagctcaagcagtCAGAGGAGGAGCTCTACGCACGCCACCGGGAGATGAAGGAGCAACTCGATCGCCAACGCCTGGAGCtcgaggacaagaagcagcgCGTCGAGAGCGGGCGGCCGATAGAGAAGGAAGGCAAGCGAAAGGGATTCTCACTGCGATAA
- a CDS encoding ferrochelatase domain-containing protein, with protein MALRLTTQQFSKGLSRRAAAPLGFSQLANHARHLATPVHPVTQDATGSKGPTAMVFLNMGGPSTLNEVGDFLSRLFADGDLIPLGRLQSYIGPLISARRTPKIQKQYDAIGGGSPIRKWSEYQSEEMCKILDKICPETAPHKPYVAFRYADPLTEEMYNKLLADGFGNGKGGRAVAFTQYPQYSCSTTGSSLNELWKWRHRLEGKKASETGNGTITWSVIDRWPTHPGLVEAFAQNIEAKLAEYPEERRRNAVLLFSAHSLPMDVVNRGDPYPGEVAATVQAVMERLKFSNPYRLCWQSQVGPKAWLGPQTSHTVENYIEKGQKDLVLIPIAFTSDHIETLYELDIEVIGESGHTDTVKRVDSLNGSPVFIQALADLAKSHLTSGQACSQQMGLRCPACKSERCAESKKFFASQQAAVSAASA; from the exons ATGGCGTTAAGGCTTACTACACAGCAATTCTCCAAGGGACTGTCAAGGAGAGCGGCAGCTCCTCTTGGCTTCTCGCAGCTTGCCAACCATGCCAGACATCTGGCCACGCCGGTCCATCCTGTGACGCAAGATGCGACTGGCTCCAAGGGACCAACAGCCATGGTCTTTCTCAACATGGGCGGACCTTCGACGCTTAACGAGGTTGGAGACTTTTTAAGTCGACTTTTT GCTGATGGCGACCTGATTCCCTTGGGCAGACTTCAATCATACATCGGGCCCTTGATCTCAGCACGAAGGACACcaaagatccagaagcaGTACGACGCCATCGGAGGTGGTTCCCCGATTCGAAAATGGTCAGAATACCAGAGCGAGGAAATGTGCAAGATCCTGGACAAGATCTGTCCCGAGACGGCGCCACACAAGCCGTACGTCGCTTTCCGTTATGCAGACCCATTGACCGAGGAGATGTATAACAAGCTGTTGGCCGACGGCTTTGGAAACGGAAAAGGTGGCAGAGCGGTCGCATTCACTCAATATCCCCAGTACTCTTGTTCCACAACTGGTAGCAGTCTAAACGAGCTGTGGAAGTGGCGGCATAGACTGGAAGGCAAGAAGGCGTCGGAAACTGGCAATGGTACCATTACTTGGAGTGTCATTGACCGATGGCCCACTCATCCCGGCCTCGTAGAAGCTTTTGCGCAGAATATTGAAGCAAAGCTAGCCGAGTACCCCGAGGAGCGGAGGCGCAATGCTGTTCTCCTCTTTTCAGCACACAGTTTGCCCATGGATGTGGTCAACAGAG GCGATCCGTACCCGGGCGAAGTCGCTGCCACCGTCCAAGCCGTGATGGAGCGGCTGAAGTTTTCTAACCCTTACAGATTATGCTGGCAGTCGCAAGTCGGTCCAAAGGCATGGCTGGGACCTCAGACTTCTCACACAGTCGAGAACTATATCGAGAAGGGCCAAAAGGACCTGGTTCTTATCCCAATCGCATTCACCTCTGATCACATTGAAACGCTGTACGAGCTCGACATTGAGGTCATTGGTGAGAGTGGGCACACAGATACTGTCAAGCGGGTGGACAGCCTGAACGGCAGCCCCGTGTTCATCCAGGCGCTCGCAGACCTCGCAAAGTCTCACCTTACTTCCGGCCAGGCGTGCTCCCAGCAAATGGGCCTGCGGTGTCCCGCATGCAAGAGTGAGAGATGTGCCGAATCTAAAAAATTCTTCGCCAGCCAGCAAGCTGCGGTTTCAGCCGCTTCGGCTtaa
- a CDS encoding ku70/Ku80 beta-barrel domain-containing protein: protein MADKQRDWRREENDDDDEGEQELDESNFKAQKDAVLLAIEVSPSMLEPPPASSSKKADRDSPVQAALKCAHHLMEQRIISNPKDMMGILLFGTEKTKFREEKDGRGGLGYPNCYLFTDLDVPAADDVKALKALVEDEDDEDEVLKPVTTDVVSMSNVLFCANQIFTTKAANFGSRRLFIVTDNDDPHASDKAARSAAAVRAKDLYDLGITIDLFPITRGESKFDLGKFYDDIVYRDPGAEANATEVRTSKSGDGLSLLNSLISNINSKQTAKRALFHLPFEIAPGLRITVKGYNIVQRQAPARTCYIWLDGEKAQIATGETTRIAEDSARTVEKQEIKKAYKFGGEYVYFTPEEQKNLRDFGSPIIRIIGFKKRDMLPVWASVKKSTFIFPSEEDYIGSSRVFSALWQKLLKDDKIGLAWCVLRSNAQPILAALIPSREQSDETSGTPYLPAGLWLYPLPAADDLREISADRRIDCSEDLKTKMRIIVQQLNLPKGIYNPLKYPNPALQWHYKILQTLALDEEVPDKPEDLTEPKNKAINKRAGGYLEDWAETLKDEADRAVRSRSLKREAEDDTSERPAKQRKPAAERPSGSTFSMAQLKLAVESEGLTKMTVVQLKDVAGARGLSTSGKKADLVERIEQWVEENS, encoded by the exons ATGGCAGACAAACAGCGGGATTGGCGCAGGGAGGAgaacgatgatgatgacgaaggaGAGCAGGAGCTTGACGAGTCT AACTTCAAGGCGCAGAAAGATgcggtgctgctggccatTGAAGTCAGCCCGTCAATGCTTGAACCACCTCCCGCCTCTAGCTCTAAGAAGGCTGATCGGGACAGCCCGGTTCAAGCTGCGCTGAAGTGTGCCCACCATCTGATGGAGCAGCGCATCATTTCCAATCCCAAAGACATGATGggaattcttcttttcggcACGGAAAAGACCAAGTTTCgagaggagaaagatggcCGCGGCGGGCTAGGATACCCGAATTGCTATCTCTTCACTGATCTCGATGTTCCCGCGGCCGATGACGTCAAGGCATTGAAGGCGCTGgttgaggacgaagacgacgaagacgaggtgCTGAAGCCGGTTACCACTGATGTTGTTTCCATGTCAAACGTGCTCTTTTGCGCCAACCAGATATTCACTACAAAGGCTGCCAACTTTGGCAGTCGGCGACTGTTCATCGTGACCGACAACGACGACCCACATGCATCAGATAAGGCAGCGAGatccgctgctgctgtgcgaGCAAAGGATCTGTATGACTTGGGCATTACAATCGACTTATTCCCAATCACAAGAGGAGAGTCAAAGTTTGACCTGGGCAAGTTTTACGAT GACATCGTATATCGTGATCCCGGTGCAGAGGCCAATGCCACAGAAGTCCGAACATCTAaatctggagatggattgTCTCTTCTAAACTCGCTCATCTCAAATATCAACTCCAAGCAGACGGCTAAACGAGCATTATTTCATCTGCCCTTTGAAATTGCGCCTGGACTCCGGATAACCGTCAAGGGCTACAACATCGTGCAACGACAGGCACCGGCGAGAACGTGCTATATCTGGCTTGACGGAGAAAAGGCCCAAATTGCAACAGGCGAGACAACAAGAATTGCAGAGGATTCTGCAAGGACTGTCGAAAAACAAGAGATCAAGAAGGCCTACAAATTTGGCGGCGAGTATGTATATTTCACACCCGAAGAACAGAAGAACCTTAGGGACTTTGGCTCGCCCATTATACGGATTATTGGATTCAAGAAGCGCGACATGTTGCCTGTCTGGGCAAGCGTAAAGAAATCTACCTTCATCTTCCCTAGCGAAGAGGATTATATTGGGTCATCCCGTGTATTTTCAGCCCTTTGGCAGAAACTACTGAAAGACGACAAGATTGGTCTCGCCTGGTGTGTGCTTCGGTCCAACGCACAGCCTATACTTGCTGCTCTGATTCCTTCGAGGGAGCAATCCGACGAAACTTCTGGGACTCCATATCTTCCCGCGGGCCTGTGGCTTTATCCTCTCCCTGCCGCAGATGACCTGCGAGAGATTAGCGCCGACCGCAGGATTGACTGTTCAGAAGATCTCAAGACAAAAATGAGAATAAtcgtccagcagctcaatCTTCCAAAGGGTATATACAACCCACTGAAGTATCCAAATCCGGCCCTTCAATGGCACTACAAAATTCTGCAGACCCTGGCCTTGGACGAGGAGGTACCGGACAAGCCGGAAGACTTGACGGAGCCGAAGAACAAAGCGATAAACAAGCGTGCCGGGGGCTATTTGGAAGACTGGGCCGAGACGCTGAAAGACGAGGCCGACAGAGCCGTCAGATCTAGGTCTTTGAAGCGAGAGGCGGAAGATGACACCTCAGAGCGCCCTGCAAAGCAGCGAAAGCCGGCTGCAGAGCGACCAAGCGGATCCACATTCAGTATGGCACAGCTCAAGCTTGCTGTCGAGAGCGAAGGCCTCACGAAAATGACAGTTGTACAACTAAAGGATGTTGCCGGCGCCCGGGGTCTCAGCACGAGCGGCAAGAAGGCCGATTTGGTGGAGCGGATAGAGCAATGGGTTGAGGAAAACAGCTGA